Proteins encoded in a region of the Takifugu flavidus isolate HTHZ2018 chromosome 8, ASM371156v2, whole genome shotgun sequence genome:
- the fmnl3 gene encoding formin-like protein 3 isoform X2, producing the protein MGNIESVDGQSEMKHHIMPLKVPMPDPTELEEKFAIVLNSMNLPPDKARLLRQYDNEKKWDLICDQERFQVKNPPHTYIQKLRGYLDPRVTRKKFRRRVQESTKVLRELEISLRTNHIGWVREFLNDENRGLDILVEYLSFAQCAVMFGFEGSENGEEDFLDKSKSWSRSIEDLHRPTSQPFYNTLVRSARQSVLRYGSVSSSRTIKNSRLVSQKDDVHVCIMCLRAIMNYQYGFNMVMSHAHAVNEIALSLNNKNSRTKALVLELLAAVCLVRGGHEIILSAFDNFKEVCKEKHRFERLMDYFRSEEGNIDFMVACMQFINIVVHSVEDMNFRVHLQFEFTKLGLDDYLEKSKHTESDKLSVQIQAYLDNVFDVGGLLEDAETKNAALEKVEELEDHLSHVTEKLLEVENETMMKVADLEKLLLHKDKELQVIRETYESTSSQVNTLRKVIKEKDAAFQRHFNIERRLLELEQQGTIRLHKKPDGDIAIEPCVGGGSSNGGVILQGEIGQLSLGSTVGLTVPGGPDTSLPPASEAPPPPPPPPPPPPPPPLPSASSPNIPAPPPPPPLAPPLPDASPSVILSVGLSAIRIKKPIKTKFRLPVFNWTALKPNQINGTVFNEIDDERVLEELELERFEELFKTRAQGPIMDLSCTKSKVAQKAVNKVTILDANRSKNLAITLRKANKTSEEICKAIEKFDLKALPVDFVECLMRFLPTEMEVKALRQYERERRPLDQLAEEDRFMLLFSKIERLTQRMNIITFIGNFSDNVAMLTPQLNAIIAASASVKSSPKLKRMLEIILALGNYMNSSKRGCVYGFKLQSLDLLLDTKSTDRKMTLLHYIALIVKEKYPELANFYNELHFVDKAAAVSLENVLLDVRELGKGMDLIRRECSLHDHSVLKGFLQASDTQLDKLQRDAKTAEEAFNNVVNYFGESAKTAPPSVFFPVFVRFLKAYKDAVEENELRKKQEQAMREKLLAEEAKQQDPKVQAQKKRQQQHELIAELRKRQAKDHRPVYEGKDGTIEDIITDLRNQPFLRADALMRSGWKRP; encoded by the exons AATTCGATGAACCTGCCTCCAGACAAAGCCCGGCTCCTCAGACAGTACGACAACGAGAAGAAGTGGGACCTGATCTGTGACCAG GAGAGGTTCCAGGTCAAGAATCCTCCTCACACCTACATCCAGAAGCTACGAGGATACTTAGACCCACGAGTCACCCGCAAG AAGTTTCGCAGAAGGGTTCAAGAGTCTACAAAAGTTCTGAGGGAGCTGGAGATCTCTCTGAGGACAAATCACATTGG CTGGGTCAGGGAGTTCCTTAATGATGAGAACAGAGGTCTTGACATCCTAGTGGAGTACCTCTCCTTTGCCCAGTGTGCTGTCAT GTTTGGTTTTGAGGGCTCGGAGAATGGGGAGGAGGACTTCTTGGACAAGTCTAAATCTTGGAGCAGGTCCATAGAGGATCTGCACCGCCCGACAAGCCAGCCGTTCTACAACACGCTGGTGCGCTCTGCCCGCCAGTCTGTCCTCCG CTACGGCTCagtctccagcagcagaaccatcaAGAACTCCCGCCTCGTGAGCCAAAAAGACGACGTGCATGTTTGCATCATGTGCTTGAGAGCGATCATGAACTACCAG TATGGCTTCAACATGGTGATGTCTCATGCACACGCAGTCAATGAAATCGCTCTCAGCCTGAACAATAAGAACTCAAG GACAAAGGCGTTGGTCCTTGAGCTGCTGGCCGCCGTCTGTCTAGTTCGAGGAGGTCACGAGATCATCCTCTCGGCATTCGACAACTTCAAAGAG GTGTGTAAAGAGAAACATCGTTTTGAGAGGCTGATGGATTACTTTCGCAGCGAGGAGGGAAACATTGACTTCATG GTTGCTTGCATGCAATTCATCAACATTGTGGTCCACTCAGTGGAAGATATGAACTTCAGAGTTCATCTGCAGTTCGAGTTCACCAAACTGGGCCTGGATGATTACCTGGAG AAATCCAAACACACGGAGAGCGACAAGCTTTCGGTGCAGATCCAGGCTTACCTGGACAACGTGTTTGACGTGGGAGGTCTGCTGGAAGATGCAGAGACAAAGAACGCAGCCCTGGAAAAGGTGGAGGAACTGGAGGATCACCTGTCCCAC GTGAccgagaagctgctggaggttGAGAATGAGACAATGATGAAAGTCGCTGATctggagaagctgctcctccacaAAGACAAGGAGCTGCAAGTCATACGG GAAACCTACGAGTCAACCAGCTCACAGGTCAACACCCTGCGCAAAGTCATCAAGGAGAAGGACGCCGCCTTCCAGAGGCACTTTAACATTGAGAGgcggctgctggagctggaacagCAAGGCACCATCCGTCTGCACAAGAAGCCCGATGGAGACATCGCCATCGAGCCGTGCgtcggcggcggcagcagcaatgGCGGTGTGATCCTGCAGGGCGAGATTGGGCAGTTGTCTCTGGGTTCAACAGTTGGGCTAACAGTGCCGGGAGGACCAGACACCAGTTTACCCCCAGCCAGCGAagcccctccacctcctccaccaccacccccacccccacctcctcctcctctgccctctgcaTCAA GTCCAAAtattccagctcctccaccaccacctcctctcgCTCCACCGCTACCAGATGCTTCGCCTTCAGTGATCCTGAGTGTGGGTCTCTCAG CGATCAGAATCAAGAAGCCCATCAAAACCAAGTTCCGGCTGCCCGTGTTTAACTGGACTGCCCTGAAGCCCAATCAGATCAACGGCACAGTCTTCAATGAAATTGATGATGAGCGAGTGCTGGAG gagctggagctggagaggttTGAAGAGCTGTTTAAGACCAGGGCCCAGGGTCCGATCATGGATCTCTCCTGCACAAAGAGCAAAGTGGCCCAGAAAGCTGTCAACAAAGTGACCATTCTGGACGCCAATCGCTCCAAGAATCTAGCCATCACGCTACGAAAGGCTAACAAGACGTCAGAAGAGATCTGCAAGGCGATAGAGAA gttTGACCTCAAGGCCTTGCCTGTGGACTTTGTGGAGTGCCTCATGCGGTTCCTGCCTACGGAGATGGAAGTCAAGGCACTGCGACAGTATGAGCGCGAGAGGCGCCCACTGGACCAGCTGGCAGAGGAGGACCGCTTCATGCTGCTGTTCAGCAAGATCGAGAGGCTCACGCAGAGAATGAACATCATTACCTTCATTGGCAACTTTTCGGACAACGTGGCCATGCTCACGCCGCAGCTCAACGCCATCATCGCTGCCTCCGCCTCGGTGAAATCCTCGCCGAAGTTGAAAAGAATGCTTGAG ATAATCCTAGCTTTAGGAAACTACATGAACAGCAGCAAGAGGGGCTGTGTTTATGGCTTTAAATTACAAAGTCTTGACCTG CTGCTGGACACAAAGTCGACAGACAGGAAGATGACATTGCTCCACTACATTGCACTCATCGTGAAAGAGAAGTACCCCGAACTGGCCAACTTCTACAATGAACTGCACTTTGTGGATAAAGCTGCAGCCG TGTCTCTGGAAAATGTCTTACTGGATGTTCGAGAGTTGGGCAAAGGCATGGATCTGATCCGGAGAGAGTGCAGCCTGCATGACCACTCAGTCCTGAAAGGGTTCCTCCAGGCCAgtgacacacagctggacaagCTGCAGAGGGACGCCAAGACAGCAGAG GAAGCATTCAACAATGTGGTCAACTACTTCGGGGAGAGTGCCAAGACAGCTCCACCCTCGGTGTTCTTCCCTGTCTTCGTGCGCTTCCTCAAGGCCTACAAG GATGCAGTGGAAGAAAATGAACTAAGGAAAAAGCAGGAGCAGGCCATGAGGGAGAAGTTGTTGGCAGAGGAGGCGAAACAACAGGACCCCAAG GTCCAGGCCCAGAAGAAGAGGCAACAGCAGCATGAGCTGATCGCAGAGCTGCGCAAGAGGCAGGCAAAAGACCACCGACCCGTGTATGAGGGGAAAGATGGCACCATCGAGGACATCATCACAG ATCTCCGAAACCAGCCTTTCCTGCGAGCTGACGCTTTGATGCGGAGCGGTTGGAAGAGACCCTAA
- the fmnl3 gene encoding formin-like protein 3 isoform X3: MGNIESVDGQSEMKHHIMPLKVPMPDPTELEEKFAIVLNSMNLPPDKARLLRQYDNEKKWDLICDQERFQVKNPPHTYIQKLRGYLDPRVTRKKFRRRVQESTKVLRELEISLRTNHIGWVREFLNDENRGLDILVEYLSFAQCAVIYGSVSSSRTIKNSRLVSQKDDVHVCIMCLRAIMNYQYGFNMVMSHAHAVNEIALSLNNKNSRTKALVLELLAAVCLVRGGHEIILSAFDNFKEVCKEKHRFERLMDYFRSEEGNIDFMVACMQFINIVVHSVEDMNFRVHLQFEFTKLGLDDYLEKSKHTESDKLSVQIQAYLDNVFDVGGLLEDAETKNAALEKVEELEDHLSHVTEKLLEVENETMMKVADLEKLLLHKDKELQVIRETYESTSSQVNTLRKVIKEKDAAFQRHFNIERRLLELEQQGTIRLHKKPDGDIAIEPCVGGGSSNGGVILQGEIGQLSLGSTVGLTVPGGPDTSLPPASEAPPPPPPPPPPPPPPPLPSASSPNIPAPPPPPPLAPPLPDASPSVILSVGLSAIRIKKPIKTKFRLPVFNWTALKPNQINGTVFNEIDDERVLEELELERFEELFKTRAQGPIMDLSCTKSKVAQKAVNKVTILDANRSKNLAITLRKANKTSEEICKAIEKFDLKALPVDFVECLMRFLPTEMEVKALRQYERERRPLDQLAEEDRFMLLFSKIERLTQRMNIITFIGNFSDNVAMLTPQLNAIIAASASVKSSPKLKRMLEIILALGNYMNSSKRGCVYGFKLQSLDLLLDTKSTDRKMTLLHYIALIVKEKYPELANFYNELHFVDKAAAVSLENVLLDVRELGKGMDLIRRECSLHDHSVLKGFLQASDTQLDKLQRDAKTAEEAFNNVVNYFGESAKTAPPSVFFPVFVRFLKAYKDAVEENELRKKQEQAMREKLLAEEAKQQDPKVQAQKKRQQQHELIAELRKRQAKDHRPVYEGKDGTIEDIITVLKSVPFTARTAKRGSRFFCEANLCDDANC; the protein is encoded by the exons AATTCGATGAACCTGCCTCCAGACAAAGCCCGGCTCCTCAGACAGTACGACAACGAGAAGAAGTGGGACCTGATCTGTGACCAG GAGAGGTTCCAGGTCAAGAATCCTCCTCACACCTACATCCAGAAGCTACGAGGATACTTAGACCCACGAGTCACCCGCAAG AAGTTTCGCAGAAGGGTTCAAGAGTCTACAAAAGTTCTGAGGGAGCTGGAGATCTCTCTGAGGACAAATCACATTGG CTGGGTCAGGGAGTTCCTTAATGATGAGAACAGAGGTCTTGACATCCTAGTGGAGTACCTCTCCTTTGCCCAGTGTGCTGTCAT CTACGGCTCagtctccagcagcagaaccatcaAGAACTCCCGCCTCGTGAGCCAAAAAGACGACGTGCATGTTTGCATCATGTGCTTGAGAGCGATCATGAACTACCAG TATGGCTTCAACATGGTGATGTCTCATGCACACGCAGTCAATGAAATCGCTCTCAGCCTGAACAATAAGAACTCAAG GACAAAGGCGTTGGTCCTTGAGCTGCTGGCCGCCGTCTGTCTAGTTCGAGGAGGTCACGAGATCATCCTCTCGGCATTCGACAACTTCAAAGAG GTGTGTAAAGAGAAACATCGTTTTGAGAGGCTGATGGATTACTTTCGCAGCGAGGAGGGAAACATTGACTTCATG GTTGCTTGCATGCAATTCATCAACATTGTGGTCCACTCAGTGGAAGATATGAACTTCAGAGTTCATCTGCAGTTCGAGTTCACCAAACTGGGCCTGGATGATTACCTGGAG AAATCCAAACACACGGAGAGCGACAAGCTTTCGGTGCAGATCCAGGCTTACCTGGACAACGTGTTTGACGTGGGAGGTCTGCTGGAAGATGCAGAGACAAAGAACGCAGCCCTGGAAAAGGTGGAGGAACTGGAGGATCACCTGTCCCAC GTGAccgagaagctgctggaggttGAGAATGAGACAATGATGAAAGTCGCTGATctggagaagctgctcctccacaAAGACAAGGAGCTGCAAGTCATACGG GAAACCTACGAGTCAACCAGCTCACAGGTCAACACCCTGCGCAAAGTCATCAAGGAGAAGGACGCCGCCTTCCAGAGGCACTTTAACATTGAGAGgcggctgctggagctggaacagCAAGGCACCATCCGTCTGCACAAGAAGCCCGATGGAGACATCGCCATCGAGCCGTGCgtcggcggcggcagcagcaatgGCGGTGTGATCCTGCAGGGCGAGATTGGGCAGTTGTCTCTGGGTTCAACAGTTGGGCTAACAGTGCCGGGAGGACCAGACACCAGTTTACCCCCAGCCAGCGAagcccctccacctcctccaccaccacccccacccccacctcctcctcctctgccctctgcaTCAA GTCCAAAtattccagctcctccaccaccacctcctctcgCTCCACCGCTACCAGATGCTTCGCCTTCAGTGATCCTGAGTGTGGGTCTCTCAG CGATCAGAATCAAGAAGCCCATCAAAACCAAGTTCCGGCTGCCCGTGTTTAACTGGACTGCCCTGAAGCCCAATCAGATCAACGGCACAGTCTTCAATGAAATTGATGATGAGCGAGTGCTGGAG gagctggagctggagaggttTGAAGAGCTGTTTAAGACCAGGGCCCAGGGTCCGATCATGGATCTCTCCTGCACAAAGAGCAAAGTGGCCCAGAAAGCTGTCAACAAAGTGACCATTCTGGACGCCAATCGCTCCAAGAATCTAGCCATCACGCTACGAAAGGCTAACAAGACGTCAGAAGAGATCTGCAAGGCGATAGAGAA gttTGACCTCAAGGCCTTGCCTGTGGACTTTGTGGAGTGCCTCATGCGGTTCCTGCCTACGGAGATGGAAGTCAAGGCACTGCGACAGTATGAGCGCGAGAGGCGCCCACTGGACCAGCTGGCAGAGGAGGACCGCTTCATGCTGCTGTTCAGCAAGATCGAGAGGCTCACGCAGAGAATGAACATCATTACCTTCATTGGCAACTTTTCGGACAACGTGGCCATGCTCACGCCGCAGCTCAACGCCATCATCGCTGCCTCCGCCTCGGTGAAATCCTCGCCGAAGTTGAAAAGAATGCTTGAG ATAATCCTAGCTTTAGGAAACTACATGAACAGCAGCAAGAGGGGCTGTGTTTATGGCTTTAAATTACAAAGTCTTGACCTG CTGCTGGACACAAAGTCGACAGACAGGAAGATGACATTGCTCCACTACATTGCACTCATCGTGAAAGAGAAGTACCCCGAACTGGCCAACTTCTACAATGAACTGCACTTTGTGGATAAAGCTGCAGCCG TGTCTCTGGAAAATGTCTTACTGGATGTTCGAGAGTTGGGCAAAGGCATGGATCTGATCCGGAGAGAGTGCAGCCTGCATGACCACTCAGTCCTGAAAGGGTTCCTCCAGGCCAgtgacacacagctggacaagCTGCAGAGGGACGCCAAGACAGCAGAG GAAGCATTCAACAATGTGGTCAACTACTTCGGGGAGAGTGCCAAGACAGCTCCACCCTCGGTGTTCTTCCCTGTCTTCGTGCGCTTCCTCAAGGCCTACAAG GATGCAGTGGAAGAAAATGAACTAAGGAAAAAGCAGGAGCAGGCCATGAGGGAGAAGTTGTTGGCAGAGGAGGCGAAACAACAGGACCCCAAG GTCCAGGCCCAGAAGAAGAGGCAACAGCAGCATGAGCTGATCGCAGAGCTGCGCAAGAGGCAGGCAAAAGACCACCGACCCGTGTATGAGGGGAAAGATGGCACCATCGAGGACATCATCACAG TACTGAAGAGCGTGCCCTTCACAGCCCGCACTGCTAAACGCGGCTCACGGTTCTTCTGTGAAGCCAACCTCTGCGACGACGCCAACTGCTAG
- the fmnl3 gene encoding formin-like protein 3 isoform X1 — protein sequence MGNIESVDGQSEMKHHIMPLKVPMPDPTELEEKFAIVLNSMNLPPDKARLLRQYDNEKKWDLICDQERFQVKNPPHTYIQKLRGYLDPRVTRKKFRRRVQESTKVLRELEISLRTNHIGWVREFLNDENRGLDILVEYLSFAQCAVMFGFEGSENGEEDFLDKSKSWSRSIEDLHRPTSQPFYNTLVRSARQSVLRYGSVSSSRTIKNSRLVSQKDDVHVCIMCLRAIMNYQYGFNMVMSHAHAVNEIALSLNNKNSRTKALVLELLAAVCLVRGGHEIILSAFDNFKEVCKEKHRFERLMDYFRSEEGNIDFMVACMQFINIVVHSVEDMNFRVHLQFEFTKLGLDDYLEKSKHTESDKLSVQIQAYLDNVFDVGGLLEDAETKNAALEKVEELEDHLSHVTEKLLEVENETMMKVADLEKLLLHKDKELQVIRETYESTSSQVNTLRKVIKEKDAAFQRHFNIERRLLELEQQGTIRLHKKPDGDIAIEPCVGGGSSNGGVILQGEIGQLSLGSTVGLTVPGGPDTSLPPASEAPPPPPPPPPPPPPPPLPSASSPNIPAPPPPPPLAPPLPDASPSVILSVGLSAIRIKKPIKTKFRLPVFNWTALKPNQINGTVFNEIDDERVLEELELERFEELFKTRAQGPIMDLSCTKSKVAQKAVNKVTILDANRSKNLAITLRKANKTSEEICKAIEKFDLKALPVDFVECLMRFLPTEMEVKALRQYERERRPLDQLAEEDRFMLLFSKIERLTQRMNIITFIGNFSDNVAMLTPQLNAIIAASASVKSSPKLKRMLEIILALGNYMNSSKRGCVYGFKLQSLDLLLDTKSTDRKMTLLHYIALIVKEKYPELANFYNELHFVDKAAAVSLENVLLDVRELGKGMDLIRRECSLHDHSVLKGFLQASDTQLDKLQRDAKTAEEAFNNVVNYFGESAKTAPPSVFFPVFVRFLKAYKDAVEENELRKKQEQAMREKLLAEEAKQQDPKVQAQKKRQQQHELIAELRKRQAKDHRPVYEGKDGTIEDIITVLKSVPFTARTAKRGSRFFCEANLCDDANC from the exons AATTCGATGAACCTGCCTCCAGACAAAGCCCGGCTCCTCAGACAGTACGACAACGAGAAGAAGTGGGACCTGATCTGTGACCAG GAGAGGTTCCAGGTCAAGAATCCTCCTCACACCTACATCCAGAAGCTACGAGGATACTTAGACCCACGAGTCACCCGCAAG AAGTTTCGCAGAAGGGTTCAAGAGTCTACAAAAGTTCTGAGGGAGCTGGAGATCTCTCTGAGGACAAATCACATTGG CTGGGTCAGGGAGTTCCTTAATGATGAGAACAGAGGTCTTGACATCCTAGTGGAGTACCTCTCCTTTGCCCAGTGTGCTGTCAT GTTTGGTTTTGAGGGCTCGGAGAATGGGGAGGAGGACTTCTTGGACAAGTCTAAATCTTGGAGCAGGTCCATAGAGGATCTGCACCGCCCGACAAGCCAGCCGTTCTACAACACGCTGGTGCGCTCTGCCCGCCAGTCTGTCCTCCG CTACGGCTCagtctccagcagcagaaccatcaAGAACTCCCGCCTCGTGAGCCAAAAAGACGACGTGCATGTTTGCATCATGTGCTTGAGAGCGATCATGAACTACCAG TATGGCTTCAACATGGTGATGTCTCATGCACACGCAGTCAATGAAATCGCTCTCAGCCTGAACAATAAGAACTCAAG GACAAAGGCGTTGGTCCTTGAGCTGCTGGCCGCCGTCTGTCTAGTTCGAGGAGGTCACGAGATCATCCTCTCGGCATTCGACAACTTCAAAGAG GTGTGTAAAGAGAAACATCGTTTTGAGAGGCTGATGGATTACTTTCGCAGCGAGGAGGGAAACATTGACTTCATG GTTGCTTGCATGCAATTCATCAACATTGTGGTCCACTCAGTGGAAGATATGAACTTCAGAGTTCATCTGCAGTTCGAGTTCACCAAACTGGGCCTGGATGATTACCTGGAG AAATCCAAACACACGGAGAGCGACAAGCTTTCGGTGCAGATCCAGGCTTACCTGGACAACGTGTTTGACGTGGGAGGTCTGCTGGAAGATGCAGAGACAAAGAACGCAGCCCTGGAAAAGGTGGAGGAACTGGAGGATCACCTGTCCCAC GTGAccgagaagctgctggaggttGAGAATGAGACAATGATGAAAGTCGCTGATctggagaagctgctcctccacaAAGACAAGGAGCTGCAAGTCATACGG GAAACCTACGAGTCAACCAGCTCACAGGTCAACACCCTGCGCAAAGTCATCAAGGAGAAGGACGCCGCCTTCCAGAGGCACTTTAACATTGAGAGgcggctgctggagctggaacagCAAGGCACCATCCGTCTGCACAAGAAGCCCGATGGAGACATCGCCATCGAGCCGTGCgtcggcggcggcagcagcaatgGCGGTGTGATCCTGCAGGGCGAGATTGGGCAGTTGTCTCTGGGTTCAACAGTTGGGCTAACAGTGCCGGGAGGACCAGACACCAGTTTACCCCCAGCCAGCGAagcccctccacctcctccaccaccacccccacccccacctcctcctcctctgccctctgcaTCAA GTCCAAAtattccagctcctccaccaccacctcctctcgCTCCACCGCTACCAGATGCTTCGCCTTCAGTGATCCTGAGTGTGGGTCTCTCAG CGATCAGAATCAAGAAGCCCATCAAAACCAAGTTCCGGCTGCCCGTGTTTAACTGGACTGCCCTGAAGCCCAATCAGATCAACGGCACAGTCTTCAATGAAATTGATGATGAGCGAGTGCTGGAG gagctggagctggagaggttTGAAGAGCTGTTTAAGACCAGGGCCCAGGGTCCGATCATGGATCTCTCCTGCACAAAGAGCAAAGTGGCCCAGAAAGCTGTCAACAAAGTGACCATTCTGGACGCCAATCGCTCCAAGAATCTAGCCATCACGCTACGAAAGGCTAACAAGACGTCAGAAGAGATCTGCAAGGCGATAGAGAA gttTGACCTCAAGGCCTTGCCTGTGGACTTTGTGGAGTGCCTCATGCGGTTCCTGCCTACGGAGATGGAAGTCAAGGCACTGCGACAGTATGAGCGCGAGAGGCGCCCACTGGACCAGCTGGCAGAGGAGGACCGCTTCATGCTGCTGTTCAGCAAGATCGAGAGGCTCACGCAGAGAATGAACATCATTACCTTCATTGGCAACTTTTCGGACAACGTGGCCATGCTCACGCCGCAGCTCAACGCCATCATCGCTGCCTCCGCCTCGGTGAAATCCTCGCCGAAGTTGAAAAGAATGCTTGAG ATAATCCTAGCTTTAGGAAACTACATGAACAGCAGCAAGAGGGGCTGTGTTTATGGCTTTAAATTACAAAGTCTTGACCTG CTGCTGGACACAAAGTCGACAGACAGGAAGATGACATTGCTCCACTACATTGCACTCATCGTGAAAGAGAAGTACCCCGAACTGGCCAACTTCTACAATGAACTGCACTTTGTGGATAAAGCTGCAGCCG TGTCTCTGGAAAATGTCTTACTGGATGTTCGAGAGTTGGGCAAAGGCATGGATCTGATCCGGAGAGAGTGCAGCCTGCATGACCACTCAGTCCTGAAAGGGTTCCTCCAGGCCAgtgacacacagctggacaagCTGCAGAGGGACGCCAAGACAGCAGAG GAAGCATTCAACAATGTGGTCAACTACTTCGGGGAGAGTGCCAAGACAGCTCCACCCTCGGTGTTCTTCCCTGTCTTCGTGCGCTTCCTCAAGGCCTACAAG GATGCAGTGGAAGAAAATGAACTAAGGAAAAAGCAGGAGCAGGCCATGAGGGAGAAGTTGTTGGCAGAGGAGGCGAAACAACAGGACCCCAAG GTCCAGGCCCAGAAGAAGAGGCAACAGCAGCATGAGCTGATCGCAGAGCTGCGCAAGAGGCAGGCAAAAGACCACCGACCCGTGTATGAGGGGAAAGATGGCACCATCGAGGACATCATCACAG TACTGAAGAGCGTGCCCTTCACAGCCCGCACTGCTAAACGCGGCTCACGGTTCTTCTGTGAAGCCAACCTCTGCGACGACGCCAACTGCTAG